The proteins below come from a single Leptospiraceae bacterium genomic window:
- a CDS encoding helicase yields MSNPQVISQTKIREQLLDLVTLDLLGPKQGEEEEVTEKRIEARYILGKLAPQNVQVEEEEEEEKDEETEVDSLDMGSDDDAPVETKAPPKTMLPSSMGLSFAIDKSEKSFFVQSNWGFYNRVKNTEGRNIWKRKPIQNEAKEIFLKEGLIERILVYSNEEIEGGIYYKGIIRQNPEKEWLVSLFLVNEFKATSKKSENILFQPEMEVFGRENKEIFIKRVFKKSTRFAEGLLAEEEKLNEMAYHDHLEFAVGHNVSTHTNKKEIHSHRAVSIKTKFVPVFELPYFQQAEPSTYSELSGIILDMKVLSEINKANLIQSLQCLPDAYQSWIKEELQVLKNKNLQEYTETSEKVVANFNLLLSRLKEGIQVLESVPKALDAFRFANSAMYQQRIHTIYSEEKRKGNPSSLESADIEKNRSWRIFQLAFLLITLPSLSNLMHKDRIDPMESVADLIWFPTGGGKTEAYLGVTAFCLAIRRLDGVVEDRESEYGVGVIMRYTLRLLTLQQFQRSTALICACEEIRKEDPVKWGNTPFRIGLWVGQKTTPNKTEGSKQALASMTDNYFSTSNFSSGNPLQLTNCPWCGNEISRKNLEVQTYPKLARTITYCGDPSGNCSFSKRRANLEGIPIVVVDEEIYRLLPALIIATVDKFAQMPWEPQIQMLFGRVDRHCERHGFASSETEEATSHTASGGFKSVKVKEHKNLRPPDLIIQDELHLISGPLGSLVGLYETAIDELCSWEVNGKKVRSKIIASTATIRMASEQIARLYTRKTFIFPVPGLRIENNFFLRQVEPTDEKPGRLYLGINAIGERVKVLMIRVYLAFLAAAQTLQDQYGSAGDPYMTLVGYFNSIRELGGMRRLIEDDVSSRLYRMDNRGLSQRKRPRIEELTSRKSALEIPKILEILESPHPLNDTEANKRYIDVLLATNMISVGVDVKRFGLMVVAGQPKTTSEYIQATSRVGRSFPGIVCTVYNWTRPRDISHYERFEYYHDTFYRQVEVNSVTPFSPRALDRALNGVLVGLIRLLDKPFNPNASAELFQPDLEILQKAISIIKERAKLINKDVLSDLERLIEDRIETWTSRIEEAAKFGNTLQFKKSKGDNVELLVDLNHPERDNYLFCLNSLRDVESSVSFYLQD; encoded by the coding sequence AAAAAAGAATAGAGGCTCGTTATATTTTAGGAAAACTTGCTCCACAAAATGTACAAGTTGAGGAAGAGGAGGAAGAAGAAAAGGATGAGGAGACAGAGGTTGATTCTTTGGATATGGGATCAGACGATGATGCTCCTGTAGAAACGAAAGCTCCACCTAAAACAATGCTTCCTTCTTCTATGGGTTTAAGTTTTGCCATTGATAAAAGTGAAAAATCTTTTTTTGTTCAGTCGAATTGGGGATTTTACAATAGAGTCAAAAATACAGAAGGAAGAAATATTTGGAAACGAAAGCCGATTCAAAATGAAGCTAAAGAAATATTTTTAAAAGAAGGATTGATTGAACGAATCTTAGTTTATTCTAATGAAGAAATTGAAGGTGGAATTTATTACAAAGGAATTATCAGACAAAACCCAGAAAAAGAATGGTTGGTTTCTTTATTTCTAGTGAATGAATTTAAAGCCACTTCTAAAAAGTCTGAGAACATTTTATTTCAACCGGAAATGGAAGTATTTGGAAGAGAAAATAAAGAAATATTCATCAAACGTGTATTTAAGAAAAGCACTCGATTTGCTGAGGGACTTTTAGCAGAGGAAGAAAAATTAAATGAAATGGCTTATCATGATCATCTTGAATTTGCTGTCGGTCATAATGTAAGCACACATACAAATAAGAAAGAAATTCATTCCCATAGAGCAGTCAGTATAAAAACAAAGTTTGTTCCTGTGTTTGAACTACCATATTTTCAACAAGCAGAGCCTTCCACTTATTCTGAATTATCTGGAATTATTTTGGATATGAAAGTATTGTCTGAAATAAACAAAGCAAATCTGATTCAATCGTTACAATGTTTGCCGGATGCATACCAATCATGGATAAAAGAAGAATTGCAAGTTCTGAAAAATAAAAATCTGCAAGAGTATACAGAAACATCCGAAAAAGTTGTGGCTAATTTTAATTTACTTCTGAGCAGATTAAAAGAAGGAATTCAAGTTCTAGAAAGTGTTCCTAAAGCATTGGATGCGTTTCGCTTTGCAAATAGTGCGATGTACCAACAAAGAATTCATACTATTTATTCAGAAGAAAAACGAAAAGGAAATCCTTCTTCGCTAGAAAGTGCAGATATAGAAAAAAATCGCTCTTGGCGTATATTTCAGTTAGCATTTTTACTGATTACTTTGCCTTCGCTTTCTAACTTAATGCATAAGGATCGAATTGATCCAATGGAATCAGTAGCTGATTTAATTTGGTTTCCAACTGGTGGTGGTAAGACGGAAGCTTATCTAGGAGTGACTGCTTTTTGTTTGGCTATTCGTAGATTGGATGGAGTCGTAGAAGATAGGGAGAGTGAATATGGTGTAGGGGTAATCATGCGTTATACGCTTCGCCTACTTACGTTGCAACAATTCCAAAGATCTACTGCATTAATCTGTGCCTGTGAAGAAATTAGAAAAGAAGATCCAGTCAAATGGGGAAATACACCCTTTAGAATTGGACTTTGGGTAGGACAAAAAACTACTCCCAATAAAACAGAAGGGAGTAAACAAGCATTAGCTTCGATGACTGATAATTACTTTTCAACGAGCAATTTTTCAAGTGGCAATCCTTTACAGCTTACAAATTGTCCTTGGTGTGGAAATGAAATTTCTAGGAAAAACCTAGAAGTTCAAACATATCCAAAACTGGCTAGGACGATTACTTATTGTGGTGATCCAAGTGGTAATTGTAGCTTTAGTAAACGAAGAGCAAACCTTGAAGGGATACCAATTGTAGTAGTCGACGAAGAGATATACAGGTTATTACCCGCTTTAATCATTGCTACCGTTGATAAGTTTGCCCAAATGCCTTGGGAACCTCAGATTCAAATGTTATTTGGTCGAGTGGATAGACACTGTGAACGACATGGATTTGCTTCCTCGGAAACAGAAGAGGCTACTTCTCATACTGCGTCTGGTGGATTTAAGTCTGTAAAAGTAAAAGAGCATAAAAACTTGAGACCTCCAGATTTAATAATCCAGGATGAATTGCATTTAATCAGCGGACCTCTTGGAAGCCTGGTAGGATTGTATGAGACTGCTATCGATGAATTATGTTCATGGGAAGTGAATGGAAAAAAAGTTCGCTCTAAAATTATTGCTTCTACTGCAACAATTCGAATGGCAAGTGAACAAATAGCCAGATTGTATACTCGTAAAACTTTTATTTTTCCTGTGCCGGGACTTCGCATTGAAAATAATTTTTTCTTACGTCAAGTGGAACCAACAGATGAGAAACCTGGGAGATTGTATTTAGGAATAAATGCGATAGGAGAAAGAGTTAAGGTTCTAATGATTAGAGTCTACTTGGCTTTCTTGGCTGCCGCCCAAACCTTACAAGACCAATATGGTAGTGCAGGAGATCCGTATATGACGTTAGTTGGATACTTTAATTCTATTCGAGAGTTAGGCGGTATGCGACGGTTAATTGAAGATGATGTAAGTAGTCGTCTATATAGGATGGATAATCGAGGATTAAGTCAAAGAAAAAGACCTCGCATTGAGGAACTAACGTCTAGAAAATCTGCATTAGAAATTCCAAAGATACTAGAAATTTTGGAGTCTCCACACCCTCTTAATGACACAGAAGCTAACAAAAGATATATAGATGTTCTCTTAGCCACAAATATGATTTCTGTGGGTGTGGATGTAAAACGATTCGGTTTAATGGTAGTAGCCGGTCAACCGAAGACTACATCGGAATACATTCAGGCTACATCTCGTGTAGGTCGATCCTTTCCAGGAATTGTTTGCACTGTTTACAATTGGACTCGTCCGAGGGATATATCTCACTATGAACGGTTTGAATACTACCATGATACATTTTATAGACAAGTGGAAGTAAATTCAGTGACTCCTTTTTCTCCAAGAGCATTGGACAGAGCGTTAAATGGCGTGTTAGTCGGACTAATTCGATTATTAGATAAACCGTTCAATCCAAATGCATCCGCTGAATTGTTTCAACCTGATTTGGAAATACTCCAAAAGGCAATTTCAATTATAAAAGAGAGAGCAAAATTGATAAACAAAGATGTTTTGTCGGATTTAGAAAGGCTTATCGAGGATAGAATCGAAACTTGGACTAGCAGAATTGAAGAAGCGGCAAAATTCGGTAATACTTTACAATTTAAGAAAAGCAAAGGAGATAATGTGGAATTGTTGGTAGATTTAAATCATCCAGAAAGAGACAATTATCTGTTTTGCTTAAATTCCTTAAGAGATGTGGAAAGCAGTGTTAGCTTTTATTTACAGGACTAA
- a CDS encoding DedA family protein, which translates to MDFLNLLVNFFSDYGYFAVFGVLILCGFGLPVPEDISLVAGGVISALGNTNEHIMFAVGMAGVLIGDAVVFTAGLTFGEKILQNRFVARIITPDRYDTVQKQFEKYGKWVVFMARFMPGLRTPIFLTAGVSKRVSFLRFFITDFLAAIISVPVWVYLGFYGASNFDQLMTWVRQGQITIFLLLAVVIIGFVVKKYLKRRNA; encoded by the coding sequence ATGGATTTCTTAAACTTGCTAGTCAATTTTTTTTCCGACTATGGATACTTTGCGGTATTCGGTGTTCTGATTCTTTGCGGATTCGGATTACCCGTGCCGGAAGACATTTCCTTAGTCGCGGGTGGCGTCATATCTGCCCTTGGAAATACAAACGAGCATATCATGTTTGCCGTCGGTATGGCGGGTGTTTTAATTGGAGACGCAGTTGTATTCACTGCAGGTCTAACGTTTGGAGAGAAAATTTTGCAAAACAGGTTTGTAGCAAGAATTATCACTCCCGATAGGTATGACACAGTGCAAAAACAATTTGAGAAATACGGAAAATGGGTAGTTTTTATGGCAAGGTTTATGCCTGGACTAAGGACACCTATTTTTCTAACAGCAGGCGTTTCCAAACGTGTCAGCTTTCTTCGTTTTTTTATTACAGATTTTTTAGCAGCAATCATCAGTGTTCCTGTTTGGGTTTATCTGGGATTTTATGGGGCTAGTAATTTTGACCAACTCATGACTTGGGTAAGACAGGGGCAAATAACAATTTTCCTTTTATTAGCAGTCGTTATCATTGGTTTCGTAGTAAAAAAATATCTCAAAAGAAGAAATGCTTAA
- a CDS encoding HNH endonuclease — translation MDILSQPVLILNTSYMPVSVKSVRDAICMVLLEKAEVIKAAEDSFIRSEKLRIPVPYIILLANYYHVPRKRTKVSRANILERDEYTCVYCGKKPVQSKLTLDHIVPRSRWESIPKDRKPSEFNSWENVVTACRECNTKKGSKLLSELRWKAPEIKKMDYRLNHIPHINNASAEKYGWNDYLQIFK, via the coding sequence ATGGATATACTCTCACAGCCTGTATTAATTTTAAACACCAGTTATATGCCTGTCTCGGTTAAGAGTGTAAGAGATGCAATTTGTATGGTGCTATTAGAAAAAGCGGAAGTGATTAAAGCAGCAGAAGATTCCTTTATCCGCTCGGAGAAATTAAGAATCCCTGTTCCCTATATAATCCTTTTAGCAAATTACTACCACGTTCCGCGTAAAAGAACAAAAGTATCAAGAGCGAATATTTTAGAGCGAGATGAGTATACTTGCGTATACTGCGGAAAAAAACCTGTGCAAAGTAAATTAACTCTAGACCATATTGTGCCAAGAAGTCGATGGGAAAGTATTCCAAAAGATAGAAAGCCATCCGAATTTAATTCCTGGGAAAATGTGGTGACAGCCTGTAGAGAATGCAATACAAAAAAGGGAAGTAAACTTTTATCTGAACTTCGCTGGAAAGCTCCTGAGATTAAGAAAATGGATTACAGGCTAAATCACATTCCACATATAAACAATGCATCGGCTGAAAAATATGGTTGGAATGATTATCTGCAAATCTTCAAATAA
- a CDS encoding deoxyguanosinetriphosphate triphosphohydrolase, which produces MIKNIEELYKEEDAKIQPYGVKHLASRERVYEEKEHELRLPLHRDRDRIYHSRFFKRLQYKTQVFTNSEGDNFRTRLTHTLEVSGIARSVATNLGLNSHLAECIALAHDLGHAPFGHAGQDILSELMQGNGGFEHNKQSLRIVQILEKRYPEFPGINLCKVTLSGIMKHGGDYAKSELNELRLTEGPSLESLLTDLSDEIAYTCHDIEDGLEMEYISVESLMQVSLWKEMYTIMKNKYKEASMDLLTRSTIRGILNLLVTDLTTTIEMNLQKNKIQTSADLKKIWSEGIRIVGYSEEVFHQVRVLKKYLLDDLYHHERVVQMSTRGQDIIEKLFAYFLNHLEEIPEAYRKRMEEDGKYRAVCDYISGMTDRYAELQANSIS; this is translated from the coding sequence ATGATTAAAAACATCGAAGAATTGTATAAAGAAGAAGATGCAAAGATCCAACCCTATGGAGTAAAACATCTTGCATCCAGGGAACGCGTTTATGAAGAAAAAGAGCATGAGCTTCGGTTGCCTCTTCATAGAGATCGAGATAGGATTTATCATTCTCGTTTTTTTAAGAGATTACAGTATAAAACGCAAGTCTTCACAAACTCGGAGGGTGATAACTTTAGAACGCGTCTAACGCATACCTTAGAAGTGTCTGGAATTGCGCGCTCTGTTGCAACAAACCTTGGATTAAATTCTCATTTAGCGGAATGCATTGCACTTGCGCATGATTTGGGTCACGCTCCTTTTGGACATGCAGGTCAGGATATTCTATCCGAGCTTATGCAAGGCAATGGAGGATTCGAGCACAATAAACAATCGCTTCGAATTGTCCAAATATTGGAAAAACGTTATCCTGAATTTCCTGGAATTAACTTATGCAAGGTTACACTTTCAGGAATCATGAAGCATGGAGGCGATTACGCAAAATCAGAATTAAACGAACTAAGACTTACAGAAGGACCGAGCCTTGAATCACTACTTACTGATTTGTCTGATGAGATTGCTTACACCTGTCATGATATAGAAGATGGTTTGGAAATGGAATATATTTCTGTTGAGAGCTTAATGCAAGTTAGCCTCTGGAAAGAGATGTATACGATTATGAAAAATAAATACAAAGAAGCGAGTATGGATTTACTAACCCGTTCAACCATTCGAGGAATTTTAAATCTATTAGTGACTGATCTTACTACGACTATAGAAATGAATTTACAAAAAAATAAAATCCAAACATCGGCTGACTTGAAAAAAATCTGGTCAGAGGGAATACGAATTGTAGGTTACTCAGAAGAAGTATTTCATCAAGTAAGGGTTCTAAAAAAATATTTACTCGATGATCTCTATCATCATGAAAGAGTCGTGCAAATGTCTACGCGAGGACAAGATATAATCGAAAAACTATTTGCTTATTTCCTAAATCATTTAGAAGAAATTCCTGAAGCCTATCGAAAGCGAATGGAAGAAGATGGAAAATATCGAGCAGTGTGTGATTATATTTCTGGAATGACAGATCGCTACGCAGAGCTACAGGCAAATTCTATTTCATGA
- a CDS encoding DUF45 domain-containing protein, translated as MSHHYPCALVQVEEEHKSHCLDYTVLHEMVHLIEKKHNDRFVAYLDKSLPNR; from the coding sequence ATGTCTCATCATTATCCATGTGCCTTAGTTCAAGTAGAAGAAGAACACAAATCCCATTGTCTGGATTACACAGTCCTTCATGAAATGGTTCATCTAATAGAAAAGAAACACAACGATAGATTTGTGGCTTATCTTGATAAGTCGCTTCCCAACCGGTGA
- a CDS encoding NERD domain-containing protein — protein MANLYPQKFPMDLNINPFLKAEESAFEYLSKLSDKFHIFYDIKFQLPEGRNIRDYQIDFLIAHPDLGILVIEVKGGKVEYSADTGKWVTIDRNKDSHDIDPYEQAKKNKYGLIEYLKKKSTNEAKQPIGFAIFFPSLKKIELPFEDIFLFYDDVDKLEKRLVTMFQYYNPQGIRLGETGIQALKKLFAFSFKLEIPLAVKINEIATKLLELTNSQRMLLQFIANKKKAIIQGAAGSGKTILALEKAKQMAELGIQTLFLCYNRPLCEYVRKAYGKIPNLEVYTFHELCDKYGREAGLIKGQVDTNSKEYFDLVLPNILETSLDKIKHRYHAIIVDEGQDFHSKWWTTIAFLLDDYDSNLMYIFCDNFQKVNNSEKIEYPFQEPSFPLPKNMRNTNQIFDLAKKFYHGDLSINSSEISGVPIKKASCKDLDLIPKLSEILSDLITKELITLEDIAILYGNDLNISIDLLKSKNKNLNFTKSDSFSANSIVFDSIKRFKGLEKKVIILFGLKQLLDNEDYSTIYVGLTRATSHLILLEKSEVLDRF, from the coding sequence ATGGCTAATCTATACCCACAAAAATTTCCAATGGATTTAAATATAAATCCATTCTTAAAAGCAGAAGAATCTGCATTTGAATATCTGTCAAAACTTAGCGATAAATTTCATATTTTCTATGATATAAAATTTCAACTTCCCGAAGGTAGAAATATTAGAGACTATCAAATAGATTTCCTAATTGCTCATCCTGATCTAGGAATTCTAGTCATTGAAGTAAAAGGGGGTAAAGTAGAATATTCCGCTGACACTGGGAAGTGGGTAACAATCGATAGAAATAAAGATTCACATGATATCGATCCATATGAGCAAGCAAAGAAAAATAAATATGGATTAATTGAATATTTGAAAAAGAAATCAACCAATGAAGCAAAACAGCCTATAGGATTTGCGATTTTTTTTCCAAGTTTAAAAAAAATAGAACTTCCCTTTGAAGATATTTTTTTGTTCTACGATGACGTGGATAAATTAGAAAAAAGACTTGTTACAATGTTTCAGTATTATAACCCGCAAGGAATTCGACTTGGTGAGACTGGCATTCAAGCGTTAAAGAAATTATTTGCCTTTAGCTTTAAATTAGAAATACCTCTCGCTGTAAAAATAAATGAGATCGCAACTAAGCTGTTAGAACTTACTAACAGTCAAAGAATGCTCTTACAATTTATTGCTAATAAAAAGAAAGCAATTATACAAGGTGCGGCTGGTAGTGGAAAAACAATATTAGCCCTAGAAAAAGCCAAACAAATGGCAGAGCTAGGAATTCAAACTTTGTTCTTGTGTTACAATCGTCCTCTTTGTGAATACGTAAGGAAGGCATACGGAAAAATTCCAAATTTAGAAGTATATACTTTCCATGAACTTTGTGATAAATATGGTAGAGAAGCTGGACTGATTAAAGGCCAAGTAGATACAAATAGTAAAGAATATTTTGATCTAGTTCTTCCAAATATTTTAGAGACTTCACTCGATAAAATTAAGCATCGCTATCATGCGATTATCGTAGACGAAGGACAAGACTTTCATTCTAAATGGTGGACCACAATTGCATTCCTATTGGATGATTATGATAGCAATCTAATGTATATTTTTTGTGACAATTTTCAGAAGGTTAACAATAGCGAGAAAATCGAATATCCATTCCAAGAGCCTTCCTTTCCTTTACCAAAGAATATGCGCAATACAAATCAAATTTTTGATTTAGCTAAGAAGTTTTACCATGGAGATTTATCAATTAATTCTTCCGAGATAAGTGGAGTCCCTATAAAGAAAGCGAGTTGTAAGGATTTAGATTTAATACCTAAGTTAAGCGAAATACTGTCTGATCTAATCACAAAAGAATTAATCACATTGGAAGATATTGCAATTCTCTATGGAAACGATTTAAACATTTCTATAGACTTACTAAAATCAAAAAATAAAAATTTAAACTTTACTAAATCGGATTCTTTTAGTGCAAATTCAATTGTCTTTGATTCTATAAAACGCTTTAAAGGACTAGAGAAAAAAGTTATCATACTTTTTGGATTAAAACAACTATTGGATAATGAAGATTATTCGACAATCTATGTCGGTCTAACTCGGGCGACCTCGCATTTGATTCTTTTAGAAAAGAGTGAAGTATTGGATAGATTTTGA
- the fliS gene encoding flagellar export chaperone FliS codes for MSLARKSTYNSGYDPYKSNEISTMSQGKLVVMLYEGAIRFANTAIENMTPRKYEIVNRNIIKAQDIITELLTSLNMEEGGKIAEDLLSLYIYMKKRLLEANVQKDAKILKEVVRILSELKGSWEEIAKKEGVVSSSPTPRTSGISIQG; via the coding sequence ATGTCTCTAGCAAGAAAGTCTACATATAATTCGGGATACGATCCATATAAATCAAATGAAATCTCTACAATGAGCCAAGGGAAGCTCGTGGTGATGTTGTATGAGGGGGCAATTCGTTTTGCCAATACTGCGATTGAAAACATGACACCGCGCAAATATGAAATCGTAAATCGAAACATCATTAAAGCACAAGACATTATCACCGAGCTTTTGACTTCTTTAAATATGGAAGAAGGTGGCAAAATTGCAGAAGACTTACTCAGTTTATATATTTATATGAAAAAAAGGCTTTTAGAAGCCAATGTGCAAAAAGATGCGAAGATACTAAAAGAAGTAGTTCGAATTCTTTCTGAGCTGAAAGGCTCATGGGAAGAAATTGCTAAAAAAGAAGGTGTGGTATCTTCTTCTCCAACCCCTCGCACGAGCGGGATTTCCATTCAGGGGTAA
- a CDS encoding DUF1998 domain-containing protein, which produces MNQDNTNPFLGELKPSQIIYNFGVGSIIDFPNISAMVKGLNFWDVKSQYTKYFNEPRLKFAIERFLGKKISFLSAPPSDAAKGIPVLTFPKWMRCPLCGRMTTVDNKEIFQLKVDNYRSDRNQYVHANCSKSNGKVLPTVFPVRRLMACSKGHIDDFPWMYFVHRGNTECQGPLYWKEKNATGEPEDISIECKGCDTTRSLVEALGDAGKKNLPPKCSGYHPHLDTSEDCDEEPRVIVLGASNIWFPMALSIISLPRLDDSLSKVDEAILKEIQLIGGITTKEVIPSFRSAGVLRSLHSFSDEEIWSAINRYKNKNQDSASSETQKTDLKAPEWTLFTMQEEIFKPEFVMKNTELSVEFQAKFTAIKKIERLKEVVSLVGFSRLISPGEFGDQEDTPQELRAPLFTDSTVDWVPTIEVKGEGIFIQFNETVIQEWLRRNSVKELESKFLESYKRSRRNFGLDENIGFPGMRYILIHSFSHAFMRQLSLECGYSLASLKERIYCKEAPEPRAGVLIYTAAADSEGTLGGLVNLASKEYIQKLLLDLQSDMKLCSSDPHCAEHEPDLSGTRLHGASCHSCLFIPETSCEKGNKFLDRKILVETVSKFSEYFF; this is translated from the coding sequence ATGAACCAAGACAATACAAATCCGTTTCTCGGAGAATTAAAACCAAGCCAGATTATTTATAATTTTGGTGTTGGTTCCATAATAGATTTCCCAAATATATCAGCAATGGTGAAAGGCTTAAATTTTTGGGATGTCAAAAGTCAATATACAAAATATTTTAATGAACCAAGGTTAAAATTTGCGATAGAAAGATTCTTAGGAAAAAAAATTTCATTCTTAAGCGCTCCTCCTTCAGATGCGGCTAAAGGAATACCAGTTTTAACATTTCCTAAATGGATGCGATGTCCGTTATGTGGAAGAATGACTACAGTAGATAATAAAGAAATTTTTCAATTGAAAGTAGATAATTATAGATCAGATCGAAATCAATACGTTCATGCAAATTGTTCTAAGTCTAATGGAAAGGTTTTACCAACTGTGTTTCCTGTTCGAAGACTTATGGCTTGTTCTAAGGGGCATATAGATGATTTCCCGTGGATGTATTTTGTGCATAGGGGTAATACGGAATGTCAAGGTCCATTGTATTGGAAAGAAAAAAATGCTACTGGTGAACCAGAAGATATTTCGATAGAATGCAAAGGCTGTGATACAACTAGATCATTGGTAGAAGCGTTAGGAGATGCGGGTAAGAAAAATTTGCCTCCTAAATGTTCAGGCTATCATCCTCATTTGGATACTTCTGAGGATTGTGATGAGGAACCAAGGGTAATTGTATTAGGTGCAAGTAATATTTGGTTTCCTATGGCTTTATCAATTATTTCTTTGCCTCGATTGGATGATAGTCTGTCAAAGGTAGATGAAGCCATATTAAAAGAAATTCAATTAATTGGTGGTATTACTACGAAAGAAGTAATACCAAGTTTTAGAAGTGCAGGAGTATTACGATCTCTACATAGCTTTTCCGACGAGGAGATATGGAGCGCAATTAATCGATATAAGAATAAGAATCAAGACAGTGCTAGTAGCGAGACTCAGAAAACAGATTTAAAGGCACCGGAATGGACTTTATTTACGATGCAAGAAGAAATATTTAAACCAGAATTTGTCATGAAAAACACGGAATTAAGTGTAGAGTTTCAAGCCAAGTTTACTGCAATAAAAAAAATTGAACGGCTTAAAGAAGTTGTTTCGCTTGTTGGATTTTCGAGGCTAATTTCCCCTGGCGAATTTGGAGATCAAGAAGATACACCACAAGAATTGAGAGCACCCTTATTTACTGACTCAACTGTTGATTGGGTTCCTACCATTGAAGTAAAAGGGGAAGGAATTTTTATTCAATTCAATGAAACAGTGATTCAAGAATGGCTACGCAGAAACAGCGTGAAGGAATTAGAGAGCAAATTTTTGGAAAGTTATAAACGAAGCAGAAGAAACTTTGGCTTGGATGAAAATATCGGATTTCCTGGGATGCGTTATATTCTAATTCATTCTTTTTCACATGCATTTATGAGACAGTTATCTTTAGAATGTGGTTACTCGTTAGCATCCTTAAAAGAAAGGATCTATTGTAAAGAGGCTCCAGAGCCAAGAGCGGGAGTATTGATTTATACTGCCGCAGCAGATAGCGAGGGAACACTTGGTGGTCTCGTAAATCTTGCCTCCAAAGAGTATATACAAAAATTGTTGCTGGATTTACAATCTGACATGAAGCTTTGCTCGTCCGATCCGCATTGTGCAGAACATGAACCAGATTTAAGTGGGACTAGGTTGCATGGAGCTTCCTGTCATTCCTGTCTTTTTATTCCAGAAACTTCCTGTGAAAAAGGAAACAAATTTCTAGATAGAAAGATACTCGTTGAAACAGTAAGTAAATTTTCGGAGTATTTCTTTTAA